A single region of the Chitinophaga niabensis genome encodes:
- a CDS encoding HTH domain-containing protein — MTKDTLQRLERIDRLIQTKATGTPTKLASRIGISERCVYKYLNLMKDFGAPIKFDNGRQSYYYDEEGYFKISFFFKKHVELLIIIPFIL; from the coding sequence ATGACTAAGGACACCCTGCAGCGCTTAGAGCGTATTGACCGACTTATCCAAACTAAAGCCACTGGAACCCCTACGAAACTAGCCAGTAGAATTGGCATATCTGAGAGATGTGTTTATAAGTACCTCAATCTGATGAAGGACTTTGGAGCACCTATTAAATTTGATAATGGGCGGCAAAGTTATTATTATGATGAAGAGGGGTATTTTAAAATCTCCTTTTTCTTCAAAAAGCATGTTGAGTTATTGATAATAATTCCATTTATACTCTAA
- a CDS encoding lanthionine synthetase LanC family protein encodes MTEENIVNIEIDQTEQPINKLSKAEKKSGKRIGYNYIILKSFKESKKNDVVKCLYIKSLFDFGICVIKEGTYGDAKDIHGRDIKDRLIWQKELHQILQDKVRIPKFLGSFEENGNYYLAIERIKGESLGEYFKKHKGTIRDSIINGTKKGMKILNLLIQIAAILEKIHELRFIHRDVTTNNFIITPGNKIAIIDMELTYSLDRQFPSPPFMLGTRGFMSPEQEAANIYPSTKEDIYSFGMIMLHAWCDINPLKLNNTEGKDVERKVSFLIPDQKIAKIITDCLQPISSNRPTAKGIQETLIEYRKDLKSRKSRKLSTKSYYSNEEILETLQKSIFSLESPLFFTEEKGWFSESMRQDPTPKLDNDKITKAWYASFSKGIAGILYYLSIAKKAGLDISPTQKATTVGMQLIINKYSDRLNNSNPGLHFGSDGIASTLSFALNTGLIEWQPNYDTWIAQLLERRLENYGIATGIAGQGIANLHCKDYNPKATIIRLEQIVGNILERQEIKLGGDKEKNQSLGFLHGDAGVIFFLLEFGRTYQHKGTLQVVERKLEELMKKVRNSEKGKYLQNAKAQKTGHGWGEGLAGIAFTFLRAYDLFQHPAYKEFSKEILFNIPEKILIGSLSQYAGLSGIAEVYIEASRILKEEEWKKRTDHIAQLIMNLKKVHPKYGPYWLVEKERQPVGNFMIGTSGILHFLTRYVNPDLIHFPLFPEKYSFTS; translated from the coding sequence ATGACTGAGGAGAATATTGTAAATATAGAAATAGATCAAACAGAGCAACCAATTAATAAACTTAGTAAGGCAGAAAAAAAAAGTGGTAAGCGAATTGGTTACAATTACATTATTCTAAAAAGCTTTAAGGAAAGCAAAAAGAATGATGTAGTCAAATGTTTATATATTAAAAGCTTATTTGATTTTGGGATTTGTGTAATCAAGGAAGGAACATATGGAGACGCGAAAGACATTCATGGCCGCGATATTAAAGATAGACTCATTTGGCAGAAAGAATTACATCAAATTTTACAGGATAAAGTACGAATACCCAAATTTCTAGGTTCGTTTGAAGAAAATGGAAATTATTATTTGGCAATTGAGAGAATCAAAGGCGAATCTTTAGGAGAATATTTTAAGAAGCACAAAGGCACAATTAGAGATTCGATTATTAATGGAACAAAAAAAGGAATGAAGATCCTAAATTTACTTATTCAAATTGCCGCAATACTGGAAAAAATACATGAACTAAGATTTATTCACAGGGATGTAACAACTAATAATTTCATCATAACACCTGGAAACAAAATCGCAATTATTGACATGGAACTAACCTATTCACTGGACAGACAATTTCCTTCCCCTCCCTTTATGCTCGGAACTAGAGGATTTATGTCCCCTGAGCAGGAAGCTGCCAATATTTATCCAAGCACTAAGGAAGACATATACTCATTTGGTATGATTATGCTACACGCTTGGTGCGACATCAACCCATTAAAACTAAATAACACTGAAGGAAAGGATGTAGAAAGAAAGGTTTCTTTCTTAATACCAGATCAAAAAATAGCTAAAATAATTACGGATTGTTTACAACCGATAAGTTCTAATCGCCCAACGGCTAAAGGGATCCAGGAAACCCTTATAGAATATCGAAAAGATCTAAAATCAAGAAAAAGCAGAAAACTGTCAACCAAATCCTATTATTCAAATGAAGAGATTCTTGAAACATTGCAGAAATCGATTTTTTCACTAGAAAGTCCATTATTCTTCACTGAGGAAAAAGGTTGGTTTTCTGAGAGTATGCGGCAAGACCCAACTCCTAAATTAGATAATGATAAAATTACTAAGGCTTGGTACGCCAGTTTCAGTAAAGGTATCGCAGGCATACTTTATTATCTTAGTATTGCAAAAAAGGCCGGCTTGGATATCTCTCCAACTCAAAAAGCTACTACAGTTGGAATGCAATTAATTATTAATAAATACTCCGACAGATTAAATAACTCAAACCCAGGGCTACATTTTGGATCAGATGGAATTGCCTCTACATTGTCGTTCGCATTAAACACTGGCTTAATTGAATGGCAGCCTAACTATGACACTTGGATTGCGCAATTATTGGAAAGACGGTTAGAGAATTATGGAATTGCAACTGGAATCGCCGGTCAAGGCATTGCAAACCTACATTGCAAAGATTATAATCCCAAGGCAACTATTATTCGGCTTGAACAAATTGTTGGAAATATTTTGGAAAGACAAGAAATAAAATTGGGGGGGGATAAAGAGAAGAATCAAAGTTTGGGATTTCTTCATGGCGATGCAGGAGTGATATTTTTTCTACTGGAATTTGGTCGAACATATCAACATAAAGGAACATTACAGGTTGTAGAAAGAAAGTTGGAAGAACTAATGAAAAAGGTCAGGAATTCAGAAAAAGGGAAGTACCTACAGAATGCTAAAGCTCAAAAAACTGGACATGGATGGGGTGAAGGATTAGCAGGGATCGCTTTTACCTTCTTAAGAGCATATGATTTATTTCAGCATCCAGCGTACAAAGAATTCTCAAAAGAAATACTATTCAATATTCCAGAAAAAATCTTGATAGGAAGCCTTAGTCAGTATGCTGGTTTAAGTGGCATAGCTGAAGTTTATATAGAAGCTTCTAGAATTTTGAAAGAAGAAGAATGGAAGAAGCGAACTGATCACATCGCTCAGCTCATAATGAATCTGAAAAAAGTACATCCGAAATATGGCCCATATTGGCTAGTTGAGAAAGAAAGGCAGCCTGTAGGGAATTTTATGATTGGCACAAGTGGAATTCTTCATTTTCTTACCCGGTATGTAAATCCAGATCTTATTCACTTCCCTTTATTTCCAGAAAAATATAGCTTCACTTCATAA
- a CDS encoding metallophosphoesterase, translated as MGFHARLPLELPQEAADKDGYFSVVLKSQLTVEQAIYPEPKKLFILSDIEGDFVALSRLLQKARVINSQLNWTFEDGHLVILGNLFDQGEQFVESLWFLYGLEGKAQKYGGYVHFILGDHEIVSLNGAWRELQPRYANQLKKGRNAYITLFDGNMEIWRWLKTKNIIEKIGDLLFVHGGISRELLNFDLNLKEINDAARKYYMHANRTFSDPLLQLIYNSVESPLNLRGHDSGTDEEETINAALSKYGVRSIITGHAVIEHISPLFNWKMIHVGSNRKENNFQALYVKRDKYYRLDLNGTKVLMK; from the coding sequence ATGGGCTTCCATGCTAGGTTACCTTTAGAATTACCGCAAGAGGCTGCTGATAAAGATGGGTATTTTTCAGTTGTATTAAAGTCGCAATTGACAGTAGAGCAAGCAATATACCCAGAGCCTAAAAAATTATTTATACTTTCAGATATTGAAGGAGATTTTGTTGCATTAAGCAGACTTCTTCAGAAGGCAAGGGTAATTAATTCACAATTGAACTGGACTTTTGAAGATGGACATCTCGTTATCTTGGGAAATCTTTTTGACCAGGGTGAGCAATTTGTTGAGAGCCTGTGGTTTTTATATGGACTGGAAGGTAAGGCACAGAAGTATGGAGGATATGTGCATTTTATTCTTGGGGATCATGAAATTGTTAGTTTGAATGGAGCTTGGAGAGAGCTGCAGCCAAGATATGCAAATCAGCTAAAAAAGGGTAGGAATGCTTACATTACCTTGTTTGATGGTAATATGGAAATATGGAGATGGCTTAAAACAAAAAACATTATTGAAAAAATAGGAGATTTACTGTTCGTTCACGGCGGCATTTCCAGGGAGTTATTGAATTTTGATCTTAACCTGAAAGAAATTAATGATGCAGCAAGAAAATACTATATGCATGCTAATAGAACGTTTTCTGACCCACTTCTCCAATTAATATATAATAGCGTTGAGTCTCCACTCAATTTAAGGGGACACGATTCTGGGACAGATGAGGAAGAAACTATTAATGCTGCTTTGTCAAAGTATGGTGTAAGATCTATTATTACGGGACATGCTGTCATTGAACATATTTCCCCACTTTTTAACTGGAAAATGATCCATGTTGGTTCTAATCGCAAGGAAAACAATTTTCAAGCGTTGTATGTTAAACGGGATAAGTACTACCGTTTGGATTTAAATGGAACAAAGGTGCTTATGAAGTGA
- a CDS encoding DUF4221 family protein, with protein MVTYVKTRKFVALSGFSFLCIFFQLVSTGCKESYRPTTLLQSQYIYYEPDYNKIGLKATRDSLHFSLPDDFYHLINSFNVFQDGGTTYAAFLNKMSHSICIYNVKTGNLERRIYLHDSLVGKKMNNVTTYCWKLDTILTATRHGLYVMDSSGAIKSSIKLLEEKGRKHLGSDFLSSLFQTRLDNTAPPFFDGDILYSSIRPAYATSRSLSAQQNLRLVYCFNKKEEKPSLIYSFPKVYQEGYFGYYYLNFSYCINEKREFVMSFSADPNMYVTDLVDTSRSFWGRSQQQVADIKPFAGEVVEDRREEGDHYAKSGRYGPVFYDQAHKRYLRLFTTGSSRIRQDRQDTTKAASKGYVLIFDDSFRIIGESELPSGISFVQLFITPEGAIYTRTNYNDEKAIHFVRLEYVDERRTNLTEK; from the coding sequence ATGGTAACTTATGTTAAAACACGGAAATTTGTAGCTTTATCCGGATTTTCTTTTCTGTGCATATTCTTTCAATTAGTTTCTACGGGATGTAAAGAATCTTATCGACCGACTACTTTGCTACAGAGTCAGTATATATATTATGAGCCTGACTATAATAAAATAGGCTTAAAAGCTACTCGCGATAGTTTACACTTTTCTTTACCCGATGACTTTTATCATCTTATTAATTCCTTTAATGTGTTTCAGGATGGAGGTACGACGTACGCTGCTTTCCTAAATAAAATGTCACATTCCATTTGTATTTACAATGTCAAAACAGGCAATCTAGAGAGAAGAATATATTTGCATGACTCATTGGTCGGGAAAAAGATGAATAATGTAACTACTTATTGCTGGAAACTTGACACTATATTAACAGCAACGAGGCATGGTTTATATGTGATGGATTCTTCTGGGGCAATAAAATCTAGTATAAAACTGCTTGAAGAAAAGGGGCGTAAGCATCTTGGAAGTGATTTCCTTTCATCCCTTTTCCAGACAAGATTGGATAATACAGCCCCTCCTTTTTTCGATGGTGACATTCTTTACTCCTCAATCCGGCCTGCTTATGCAACCTCAAGATCCTTATCTGCCCAGCAAAATTTGAGATTGGTTTATTGTTTCAACAAGAAAGAGGAGAAACCATCTTTAATCTATAGTTTTCCTAAAGTATACCAGGAAGGATATTTTGGGTATTATTATTTGAATTTCTCTTATTGTATAAATGAAAAAAGAGAGTTTGTAATGAGTTTTTCCGCCGATCCTAATATGTACGTAACTGACCTAGTAGATACAAGCAGGTCTTTTTGGGGAAGAAGCCAGCAGCAAGTAGCTGATATTAAGCCTTTTGCCGGAGAGGTAGTAGAAGATAGAAGGGAAGAGGGAGATCATTACGCAAAGAGCGGTAGATACGGTCCTGTTTTTTATGATCAAGCTCATAAAAGATACCTTAGGCTCTTCACGACTGGTTCATCTAGAATTAGACAAGATAGGCAAGATACAACGAAAGCTGCCAGTAAGGGATATGTGTTAATTTTTGATGATTCATTTAGAATTATTGGGGAATCTGAACTGCCTTCAGGGATAAGCTTTGTACAGTTATTTATTACTCCTGAAGGGGCAATTTATACAAGAACTAATTATAATGATGAAAAGGCGATCCATTTTGTTCGATTAGAGTATGTAGATGAAAGGAGAACAAATTTGACAGAAAAATAG
- a CDS encoding metallophosphoesterase, protein MLFPLISCLLLFGTVSNENLEKKRAILEVSFPNEMKVPLQELKWVQADRSGLVQRADWNASTPVRNGQTLKWKVNTSAPILFQTLFFDKTIVGSLIEPGDSIRITMEGDNISYSGVGSEKIIIYQEVFGDWAKLQKPANTSPFSTNSLDDYLEWDRYLETKRTITNDILKKYESKLSLYSTRYMKSFFYSIMEKDRLVKFMALWYKRKALNINAQKFNEIYDSTIRRPEALWLGSETAIASSAHPLYLFAEAEIVRDHNFEFSPGGSDRDAKFEFWKMKYNKMKELYTGERLDAALRYLFTSVGIRRLAMYPPFEKAVNEYYQSSAKSMFKEEVKKYQDRELGLLKGTENAIPLLSLLRNNNGSFWVNPTKNRSIVLYFNQQNCRDCPGVTSMIENILGKFKYDTSLLVLDIARVKDEQEWAKALKEGRKSVKGAEQLFVLEEDLKTGADESYGLSDSYSLIVVDQRGRIVRLTAADPLDDGEGSLTDFIDHQLALTKDGPYVLHKGDSLISYSLNKSAKQELSWGKNTHEQALLSGTDKFLENFDIKLKRELKVEPSIFSRPNKLMVLSDIEGNFNALRKLLEAGKIIDKQFNWIFGDGHLVFCGDMFDRGSQVTECLWLLYILEEKAKSQGGYVHFVLGNHEILNLSGDLRYLVPKYLENAELMGVPYSVLYNEQSELGRWIRTKNVIEKIGDLLFVHGGISSEVVDLNLPVTEINDISRKFYSRQYEAMRDSGKVQSILFNGTYSPFWFRGYYQKDQKQDLEPLVDKALGKFDVSHIITGHTIVADTISTLFNGKVINTDTKHSRGNSEMLYIVDQDFYRINSKGERHLLFTNRKE, encoded by the coding sequence ATGTTGTTTCCACTTATTAGTTGTTTATTATTATTCGGGACGGTTTCAAATGAAAACTTAGAGAAGAAAAGAGCAATACTCGAAGTTTCTTTTCCTAATGAAATGAAGGTTCCATTGCAAGAACTAAAATGGGTTCAAGCTGATCGATCAGGCCTTGTCCAAAGGGCTGATTGGAATGCCTCAACGCCTGTTAGGAATGGTCAAACGCTTAAATGGAAGGTAAATACTTCGGCACCGATACTGTTTCAAACCCTTTTTTTTGATAAGACAATAGTTGGAAGTTTGATTGAACCTGGAGATAGTATTAGGATAACAATGGAAGGGGATAATATATCTTATTCTGGTGTAGGCTCTGAAAAAATAATTATTTACCAAGAAGTTTTTGGTGATTGGGCTAAACTGCAAAAGCCGGCTAATACCTCTCCTTTTAGTACAAATTCATTAGATGATTATCTGGAATGGGACCGGTATCTTGAAACTAAGAGAACGATTACCAATGATATCCTTAAGAAATATGAATCTAAACTATCCCTTTATTCCACGAGATACATGAAATCTTTTTTTTACTCTATTATGGAGAAAGATAGACTGGTTAAATTTATGGCTTTGTGGTACAAAAGAAAAGCACTAAATATTAATGCTCAGAAGTTTAACGAAATTTATGATTCAACAATCAGAAGGCCAGAAGCATTATGGCTTGGTTCCGAAACTGCAATTGCCTCATCGGCACATCCCTTATATCTTTTTGCGGAGGCGGAAATCGTGAGGGATCATAATTTTGAATTTTCGCCAGGAGGAAGCGATAGAGATGCAAAATTTGAATTTTGGAAAATGAAGTACAACAAAATGAAGGAACTTTATACAGGGGAAAGATTGGATGCGGCATTGAGATATTTGTTCACATCAGTTGGAATTCGTAGGCTTGCAATGTATCCTCCTTTCGAGAAAGCGGTTAACGAGTATTATCAGTCGTCAGCTAAAAGTATGTTTAAGGAAGAAGTAAAGAAGTACCAGGATAGGGAGTTGGGGCTCTTAAAAGGAACCGAGAATGCTATACCATTACTCTCACTTTTGAGGAATAATAATGGTTCATTCTGGGTGAATCCAACAAAGAACAGAAGTATTGTGCTTTATTTTAACCAACAGAACTGTAGGGATTGCCCAGGAGTTACAAGTATGATTGAAAATATTCTAGGCAAGTTTAAATATGATACGAGCTTGCTTGTATTAGATATTGCTAGAGTAAAAGATGAACAGGAATGGGCAAAGGCACTAAAGGAAGGAAGGAAAAGTGTAAAGGGGGCAGAACAGCTATTTGTTTTGGAAGAGGATCTCAAAACAGGAGCGGATGAGTCATATGGATTAAGTGATTCATATTCATTGATAGTTGTGGATCAACGAGGCCGTATAGTTCGTTTAACGGCTGCAGATCCTCTGGATGACGGAGAAGGATCTCTTACTGATTTTATTGATCATCAATTAGCCTTGACTAAAGATGGTCCATATGTATTGCATAAAGGAGATTCTCTGATATCCTATTCTTTGAATAAGAGTGCGAAACAAGAATTGTCTTGGGGAAAAAATACGCACGAACAGGCTCTATTATCCGGGACTGATAAGTTTCTTGAAAATTTTGATATTAAGTTGAAGCGTGAACTTAAAGTAGAACCATCTATTTTCTCTAGGCCAAATAAATTAATGGTATTGTCTGACATTGAAGGGAACTTCAATGCATTACGTAAGCTATTAGAGGCCGGTAAAATTATAGATAAGCAGTTCAACTGGATTTTTGGTGATGGTCATCTGGTTTTTTGTGGGGATATGTTTGATCGCGGTAGTCAAGTAACAGAATGTTTATGGTTATTATATATCCTGGAGGAAAAAGCGAAGTCCCAAGGTGGATATGTTCACTTTGTATTGGGAAACCACGAAATCTTGAATTTAAGTGGAGATTTGCGCTATTTAGTTCCCAAGTATCTTGAGAATGCAGAATTGATGGGGGTACCCTATTCAGTTTTATATAATGAGCAAAGTGAGTTGGGACGATGGATCCGCACCAAAAATGTAATTGAAAAAATAGGAGATTTATTGTTTGTACATGGAGGGATCAGTAGTGAAGTGGTTGATCTGAATTTGCCAGTGACAGAGATAAACGATATATCTCGAAAATTCTACAGTCGGCAATACGAGGCGATGAGAGATAGCGGTAAGGTACAAAGTATTCTGTTCAATGGAACATATTCCCCTTTCTGGTTCAGAGGTTATTATCAAAAAGATCAGAAACAGGATTTGGAACCATTGGTTGATAAAGCCTTGGGGAAATTTGATGTTTCTCATATCATTACTGGGCATACGATAGTTGCTGATACAATAAGCACCTTGTTCAATGGAAAAGTAATTAATACCGATACCAAACATTCCAGGGGTAATTCTGAGATGCTATATATAGTGGATCAAGATTTTTATAGAATTAATTCGAAGGGTGAAAGGCACCTATTGTTCACAAATAGGAAAGAGTAA
- a CDS encoding RagB/SusD family nutrient uptake outer membrane protein, with amino-acid sequence MNRKVYKNILLIVLSTLLFSCGKDFLNFPTNETIIRDDYVKDLSTLNEFLNGVYLTSAREFGGTSVLYPEIVADNIKPAAGVSAEQAPFGLHYTWSQYADEPFGATKNLNSDSYALYSIVAGCNFVIEKVAKYRQENEDNANLIEGQALALRAMAYSYLLNYFSQAYSFTGDASHVGVAINNSIDFRALPTRRNTVAEVFDFMINDLKRSVLLLPPASGSTYMINRNAAKGLLARVLLAKGDYGQARQYAKEVLQLKPIMTQNYPAALFTPQETEALFQLSQSDKSLIIFSSYYLRGSIFLQATSDIASLYFESPTDVRRAWVTKSATGWTVTKYPQGVVPVPSTAYASIGYTPTLLRSSEMCLILAESYAKMGDNYVDSARFFLDAIRKRADLNAKVSNASGAALLDSIYKERRKELSFEGFRMFDLMRWKQGVNRTDVTNPQYKQLPYPSDKAIAPIPLRDVQLAKLLQNSGY; translated from the coding sequence ATGAACAGAAAAGTTTATAAAAATATTCTTCTTATCGTCTTGAGTACTTTATTGTTTTCTTGTGGGAAAGACTTTTTGAATTTCCCAACAAACGAGACTATTATCAGGGATGATTATGTTAAAGATCTTTCAACACTAAATGAATTTTTAAATGGAGTTTACCTAACGTCTGCACGTGAGTTTGGAGGAACTTCAGTTCTTTACCCGGAGATAGTAGCTGATAATATCAAGCCGGCAGCAGGAGTTTCTGCTGAGCAAGCACCATTTGGCTTACATTATACTTGGTCTCAATATGCTGATGAGCCTTTTGGCGCAACAAAAAATCTTAACAGTGATTCCTATGCACTATACTCTATTGTAGCAGGATGCAACTTTGTGATTGAAAAAGTGGCGAAATACAGGCAGGAGAATGAAGATAACGCCAACTTAATTGAAGGGCAAGCACTGGCTCTTAGGGCAATGGCATATTCATATTTGCTAAACTATTTTTCGCAAGCCTATTCCTTTACGGGGGATGCCTCCCACGTAGGTGTAGCGATTAATAACTCTATTGATTTTAGGGCACTGCCAACAAGAAGGAATACGGTTGCAGAAGTTTTTGATTTTATGATTAATGATCTGAAAAGATCAGTTTTATTGCTTCCTCCTGCAAGTGGCAGCACATATATGATTAATAGGAATGCTGCCAAGGGGTTGTTAGCACGAGTTTTACTAGCTAAAGGAGATTATGGACAAGCAAGGCAGTATGCAAAAGAAGTTTTGCAGCTAAAACCCATAATGACTCAGAACTATCCAGCGGCCCTTTTTACACCACAAGAAACAGAGGCATTGTTTCAACTTTCGCAAAGCGATAAATCACTTATAATTTTCAGTTCTTACTATTTACGAGGAAGTATTTTCTTGCAGGCTACTTCAGATATTGCATCATTGTATTTTGAAAGCCCTACAGACGTACGTCGAGCATGGGTGACAAAAAGTGCCACTGGATGGACAGTAACAAAATATCCACAAGGTGTTGTACCTGTTCCTTCCACCGCTTATGCTTCCATTGGCTATACACCTACACTACTAAGATCATCTGAAATGTGCCTCATTTTAGCGGAATCATATGCAAAAATGGGAGATAATTATGTTGATAGCGCCCGATTCTTTCTGGATGCTATCAGAAAAAGAGCTGATTTAAATGCCAAAGTTTCAAATGCAAGTGGAGCTGCGCTTTTGGATTCCATTTATAAGGAACGAAGAAAAGAACTTTCTTTTGAAGGGTTTAGAATGTTTGATCTCATGAGGTGGAAGCAAGGCGTAAATAGAACTGATGTAACAAATCCACAGTATAAACAATTGCCCTATCCCAGTGATAAGGCGATCGCACCCATACCACTTCGTGATGTTCAACTTGCAAAGTTACTTCAGAATTCCGGCTATTAA